In Desulfovibrio oxyclinae DSM 11498, a single window of DNA contains:
- a CDS encoding UvrD-helicase domain-containing protein, with protein sequence MERFTADLHIHSRFSRATSKNLTIRTLAAWGRVKGLNVLGTGDFTHPGWLEEIEENLVDDGSGLLTLKDPQGLEEIIPGTQGPLAGTTRFMLQAEISSIYKRGGKTRKVHNLVYLPDIESVKRFNEKLDAIGNIESDGRPILGLDSRDLLDLVLNTSPMGFVVPAHIWTPWFSIFGSKSGFDSIAECFGEYSREIFAMETGLSSDPEMNWTWSELDRIRLVSNSDAHSGEKLGREANLFRAEMSYEGIYRALKGEGLGNKFLGTVEFFPEEGKYHMDGHRKCGVVMDPRESESRGGLCPVCGKPITRGVYARVLELADRHEAKQPANQPGYTSLIPLKEVLSEVIGVGPGSKKVHKAYMDLIAEFGSELNVLQRAPEEELKRFGCPLAEGIGRMREGRVIRTPGYDGEFGVISVFTQQERDQIRNGATLVDIPRPAKGDEAEAVCVSPSVPEAAASVEPETITYNDAQQKAIKAGPEPTLVLAGPGTGKTQTLMGRVXRLLDEGERARRILCLTFTRRAAQELRDRLKRERMDDEQPQAGTLHSLCFDYWKHAYSETPVILPEDAAIKLFHEVNPDISKKHLKHYWNKYNLSRERLEPVPDDLFDAHINYGNQKNHWNLLDHTDLLEFMLEQTEAPTFHQPWRHVLVDEVQDLTALQLAVIKGIAPESGKGVFCIGDPRQSIYGFRGATDNAEEQLKRFWPSLKTITLEENYRSGQDVLTAAQHLFPDDTRIRAVRDRETVLHAFEAPDDTREAAWIADRAKQLIGATSHTLADEIGHGSMAPGDIAVLVRFKALVPILESALKRFGLPVATPETEPFWNDERCKIILDAAGSFLGMTMIGSEEVLEVPEHILAKGPIGLSAYLEEVPPFDQFFWESKPFKQLKAEFDRRGGWAGLVNWVSLQSETELVGKSAEKVQIMTMHAAKGLEFDAVFIPALEEGIMPFAGLDLLTAKVTLTPGRGQSFAEERRLLYVSMTRAKRMLFMSRADKRHLFGKELHLPPSRYLREVPADMFTHSTMTAKKVTKEKQMSLLG encoded by the coding sequence ATGGAACGTTTCACCGCCGACCTGCACATTCATTCGCGTTTTTCGAGGGCCACCAGCAAGAATCTGACCATTCGGACGCTTGCCGCGTGGGGTCGAGTCAAGGGCCTGAACGTCCTCGGAACCGGCGACTTCACCCATCCCGGATGGCTGGAGGAGATTGAGGAAAACCTTGTGGACGACGGTTCCGGGCTGCTGACGCTCAAGGACCCTCAGGGACTTGAGGAGATCATTCCCGGAACACAGGGGCCGCTGGCCGGAACCACCCGCTTCATGCTTCAGGCGGAGATCAGTTCCATATACAAGCGCGGCGGCAAGACCCGGAAAGTCCACAACCTCGTCTACCTGCCCGATATCGAATCCGTTAAGCGCTTCAATGAAAAACTCGACGCCATCGGCAACATCGAATCCGACGGCCGCCCCATTCTCGGGCTCGACTCCCGCGACCTGCTGGACCTCGTCCTGAACACAAGCCCCATGGGCTTCGTTGTCCCCGCTCACATCTGGACTCCGTGGTTCTCCATTTTCGGCTCCAAATCCGGCTTTGACTCCATTGCCGAATGCTTTGGCGAATATTCCCGTGAGATCTTCGCCATGGAAACCGGCCTGTCCTCGGACCCGGAGATGAACTGGACCTGGAGCGAGCTCGACCGCATCCGGCTCGTATCCAACTCGGATGCGCATTCCGGGGAAAAACTGGGGCGCGAGGCCAACCTGTTCCGGGCCGAGATGTCCTACGAGGGCATCTATCGCGCACTCAAGGGCGAAGGACTGGGCAACAAATTTCTCGGCACCGTCGAATTCTTCCCAGAAGAGGGCAAGTACCACATGGACGGCCACCGCAAATGCGGCGTAGTCATGGACCCTCGCGAATCCGAATCGCGCGGGGGGCTCTGCCCCGTCTGCGGAAAGCCGATCACCCGCGGCGTCTACGCCCGCGTCCTTGAACTGGCGGACCGCCACGAAGCCAAGCAGCCAGCCAACCAGCCCGGCTACACCTCGCTCATCCCGCTCAAGGAAGTGCTCAGCGAGGTCATCGGCGTTGGCCCCGGCTCCAAAAAAGTGCACAAGGCGTACATGGACCTCATCGCCGAATTCGGCTCCGAGCTGAACGTGCTGCAACGTGCGCCGGAGGAAGAACTCAAGCGCTTTGGCTGCCCGTTGGCCGAAGGCATCGGCCGCATGCGCGAGGGACGCGTCATCCGCACCCCCGGTTACGACGGCGAATTCGGCGTCATCAGCGTCTTCACGCAGCAGGAGCGCGACCAGATCCGCAACGGCGCCACGCTGGTGGACATCCCCCGCCCCGCCAAGGGAGATGAGGCCGAGGCCGTTTGTGTCTCCCCGTCCGTACCGGAAGCAGCCGCCTCAGTGGAACCCGAGACCATTACCTATAATGATGCGCAGCAGAAGGCCATCAAGGCCGGCCCTGAACCGACGCTGGTGCTCGCAGGCCCCGGAACAGGCAAGACGCAGACCCTGATGGGCCGTGTCAANCGCCTGCTCGACGAGGGCGAACGCGCCAGACGCATCCTGTGCCTGACCTTCACCCGCCGCGCCGCACAGGAGCTTCGTGACCGGTTGAAGCGCGAACGCATGGACGACGAGCAGCCGCAGGCAGGCACCCTGCACTCCCTGTGCTTCGACTACTGGAAGCACGCCTACTCCGAGACTCCGGTCATCCTGCCCGAAGACGCTGCCATCAAGCTGTTTCACGAGGTGAACCCGGACATCTCCAAGAAGCACCTCAAGCACTACTGGAACAAATACAATCTTTCGCGCGAGCGGCTCGAACCGGTGCCCGACGACCTGTTTGACGCCCACATCAACTACGGCAACCAGAAAAACCACTGGAACCTGCTGGATCACACCGACCTGCTGGAGTTCATGCTTGAGCAGACCGAGGCGCCCACCTTTCATCAGCCGTGGCGACACGTACTCGTGGACGAGGTGCAGGACCTCACCGCGTTGCAGCTTGCGGTGATCAAGGGCATCGCCCCCGAATCCGGCAAGGGCGTTTTCTGCATCGGCGACCCGCGCCAGTCCATCTACGGATTCCGCGGCGCCACGGATAACGCGGAGGAACAGCTGAAACGCTTCTGGCCGTCGCTGAAAACCATCACGCTTGAAGAGAACTACCGCTCGGGACAGGATGTGCTCACTGCGGCCCAGCACCTTTTCCCTGATGACACGCGCATTCGCGCGGTCCGGGACCGGGAGACCGTGCTGCACGCCTTCGAAGCCCCCGACGACACCCGCGAGGCCGCGTGGATAGCGGACCGCGCCAAGCAACTCATCGGTGCCACGAGCCACACCCTTGCCGACGAGATCGGCCACGGCTCCATGGCCCCCGGCGACATCGCCGTGCTGGTTCGGTTCAAGGCCCTCGTGCCGATACTTGAATCCGCGCTCAAACGGTTCGGCCTGCCTGTTGCCACGCCCGAGACCGAACCGTTCTGGAACGACGAACGCTGCAAAATCATCCTTGACGCGGCCGGAAGCTTCCTCGGCATGACCATGATCGGCAGCGAGGAAGTGCTGGAAGTGCCGGAACACATCCTTGCCAAGGGTCCCATCGGGCTCTCGGCCTACCTTGAGGAAGTACCGCCTTTCGACCAGTTCTTCTGGGAAAGCAAGCCGTTCAAACAGCTCAAAGCCGAGTTCGACAGGCGAGGCGGCTGGGCCGGGCTCGTCAACTGGGTCAGCCTGCAGAGCGAGACCGAGCTTGTCGGCAAATCCGCCGAGAAAGTTCAGATAATGACCATGCACGCGGCCAAGGGACTGGAGTTCGATGCGGTCTTCATTCCGGCATTGGAAGAAGGGATCATGCCCTTTGCCGGACTGGACCTGCTGACGGCCAAGGTGACGCTCACCCCCGGACGGGGCCAGTCTTTCGCCGAGGAACGTCGTCTGCTCTATGTCTCCATGACAAGGGCGAAGAGGATGCTTTTCATGAGCCGGGCCGATAAACGGCACCTGTTCGGCAAGGAGCTTCACCTGCCGCCCTCCCGCTATCTTCGCGAAGTGCCCGCGGACATGTTCACCCACAGCACCATGACCGCCAAGAAGGTCACGAAGGAAAAGC
- a CDS encoding MarR family winged helix-turn-helix transcriptional regulator, whose translation MLKARDSLGYLSYKTSRVISNALAAKFAENGINVTVEQWRVLMPLSKVDGLPQGRIGEVLMQEKTGISRLVAGLERHGYVRRESDPQDRRLKRLFITDAGRELVERTIVLMHEVNDVVEQGIAPERLASAKEVMHKVLENLLGHPDPAVACSQEQPCDKEDD comes from the coding sequence ATGCTCAAAGCGAGGGATTCCCTCGGTTATCTCAGCTATAAAACAAGCCGCGTCATATCCAATGCGCTGGCCGCAAAGTTTGCGGAAAACGGCATCAACGTCACGGTGGAACAGTGGCGCGTCCTGATGCCTCTTAGCAAGGTGGACGGGCTTCCGCAGGGCCGCATCGGCGAAGTGCTCATGCAGGAAAAGACCGGCATCAGCCGCTTGGTGGCGGGACTGGAGCGGCACGGCTACGTGCGCCGCGAGTCAGATCCGCAGGACCGGCGGCTCAAACGGCTCTTCATCACCGACGCCGGGCGTGAACTGGTTGAAAGAACCATAGTGCTCATGCATGAGGTGAACGATGTCGTGGAGCAGGGCATTGCGCCGGAAAGGCTGGCCTCGGCCAAGGAAGTGATGCACAAGGTGTTGGAAAACCTTTTGGGTCACCCCGACCCCGCGGTGGCCTGTTCTCAGGAGCAGCCATGCGACAAGGAAGACGATTGA
- a CDS encoding DUF2269 family protein — protein sequence MRQGRRLRLSVTGRKWLKVLHLAAAACWIGGAVSLLSLWFLKQGLLDGAVVHGINRAAHQVDMVVVVVPGAFGCLFTGLAYSLLTDWGFLRHGWIIAKWVLTVGAILFGTFYLGPWETAMMDLTGELGSEALTDAQYIRSQALNFQWGTVQVGVLLLTVWLSVFKPFRNLQNRKDKRHA from the coding sequence ATGCGACAAGGAAGACGATTGAGGCTCTCGGTCACCGGGCGCAAGTGGCTCAAAGTGCTGCATCTGGCTGCCGCGGCGTGCTGGATCGGCGGGGCGGTTTCGCTTCTCTCGCTGTGGTTTCTCAAGCAGGGGCTGCTGGACGGGGCGGTGGTACACGGCATCAACCGTGCCGCGCATCAGGTGGACATGGTGGTCGTGGTCGTTCCCGGCGCATTCGGATGCCTCTTTACCGGGCTGGCCTACTCGCTGCTGACGGACTGGGGCTTTCTGCGGCACGGCTGGATTATCGCTAAATGGGTTCTCACTGTGGGTGCCATTCTTTTCGGCACGTTTTATCTCGGCCCCTGGGAAACGGCCATGATGGACCTGACCGGTGAACTTGGCTCGGAAGCGTTGACGGATGCGCAGTACATCCGCAGCCAGGCACTGAATTTTCAATGGGGAACGGTGCAGGTGGGCGTCCTGCTTCTGACGGTGTGGCTTTCCGTCTTCAAGCCGTTCAGGAATCTGCAAAACAGGAAGGATAAGCGACATGCGTAA
- a CDS encoding efflux RND transporter periplasmic adaptor subunit yields the protein MRNIISALAVLAFLMAGSVAAHAQDKKGGQPPAPVVVGEVTQGKVAPRTEYIGTVYFTEQSEVAAEVAGKVVDIPVNHGSRVKKGDVLVQLSTDIIDRKVANARALVNQAQAEYENARLEGERVTKLFDSKSVAEGEYDAKRLGAESAEMKMVAARAVLNRLELERRKKTIRAPYDGVVVQRNVSRGEWVSTGSEVLVMGRDDEFDVECNIPARAAGVVQEGLEVIVRVNDRELDGRVYAVIPKGDVSTRTFPVKIRVKSPGWLAEGMEARVSLPSSAPGETLIVPRDAVISSRGQMVVWTIEDGKAAPIPVRVTGFRGLEAGVVAEGLKEGMPVVTKGNERLRPGQPVRPVQADKEQ from the coding sequence ATGCGTAATATTATTTCCGCTTTGGCGGTGCTGGCGTTTCTCATGGCGGGAAGCGTTGCGGCACACGCTCAGGACAAGAAAGGCGGCCAGCCGCCCGCGCCGGTGGTTGTCGGCGAAGTGACGCAGGGCAAGGTGGCTCCGCGCACCGAATACATCGGTACCGTCTACTTCACCGAGCAGTCCGAAGTTGCCGCGGAAGTCGCGGGCAAGGTCGTGGACATTCCGGTGAACCACGGTTCCCGCGTCAAGAAGGGCGACGTGCTCGTGCAGCTGTCCACCGATATCATCGACCGCAAGGTCGCCAACGCGCGTGCGCTTGTGAATCAGGCTCAGGCCGAATACGAGAATGCGCGCCTCGAAGGTGAGCGGGTTACCAAGCTTTTTGACAGCAAGTCCGTTGCCGAGGGCGAATACGACGCCAAGCGTCTCGGCGCGGAATCGGCCGAGATGAAGATGGTCGCGGCTCGCGCCGTGCTGAATCGCCTCGAACTGGAACGCCGGAAAAAGACCATCCGCGCCCCCTACGACGGTGTCGTGGTGCAGCGGAACGTCAGCCGCGGCGAATGGGTTTCCACCGGCTCCGAGGTTCTGGTCATGGGTCGCGATGACGAGTTCGACGTGGAATGCAACATCCCTGCCCGCGCCGCAGGCGTGGTACAGGAAGGGCTTGAAGTGATTGTGCGTGTGAACGACCGTGAGCTTGATGGCCGGGTTTATGCGGTCATTCCCAAGGGCGACGTCTCCACCCGTACGTTCCCGGTCAAGATCCGGGTCAAGAGCCCGGGCTGGCTGGCCGAAGGGATGGAAGCCCGCGTGTCCCTGCCTTCCTCCGCACCCGGCGAGACCCTGATCGTCCCCCGCGACGCGGTTATTTCCTCGCGCGGCCAGATGGTCGTCTGGACCATCGAGGACGGCAAGGCTGCGCCGATTCCCGTTCGGGTCACCGGATTCCGCGGTCTGGAGGCCGGGGTGGTGGCCGAAGGGCTCAAGGAAGGTATGCCCGTCGTGACCAAGGGCAATGAACGTCTGCGTCCCGGACAGCCCGTGCGGCCCGTTCAGGCCGACAAGGAACAGTAG
- a CDS encoding efflux RND transporter permease subunit encodes MDIVKTAITKPVAVLVAVILILLFGSLALIGLPYQLSPNVSEPEISITTTWQGATPYEIERDIIEEQEKVLKGVPGLVEMESTCSNGQGELTLKFEIGTEVNGALLRVSNKLDEVPNYPDAVDKPIISASGASASPVIWMILRTLPGNERDPQTYRTFFEDEVRQYIERVDGVADLFMGGGREDEMQVIVDPVRLAAYNLTIGELKAALQSANVSMSAGTLGLGRRDYRVRTPADLNTPEKLLDTVISSSGQFRVQLRDVADVKLGHEKATVVMLHNDETGVAIGVEPQPGSNVLELTDRVHDVVQELNAGIMKDNNVTFDWVYDQRSYINGAIDLVQKNIIIGGLLAIAVLMIFLQSGTATIIVAVAIPISIIGSFIIFGIAGRSLNVVSMAGISFAVGMLVDSAIVVLENIDRHRNMGKSPFKAAYDGASEVWGAVLASTLTTVAVFLPVVFMEQEAGQLFKDIAIAVTCAIILSLFVSVLVIPMLANRLYSFAAKRKAKKMAGSEEPEKEKFLKRVMKPVTRLGGRISDMVMALLRLGISTWKGRVVTILSLTLASVLIVWAFFPKMEYLPQGNRNLILNILIPPPGLSYGEREEMGRNVFDMTAPYFKDEVDGMPQIDEMFYVSAPTINLFGVISKQEQRAGELIPMFSRVLNSMPGVYGVSLQASIFEQGLGEGRNISIDVSGPNLERIVAAAGTMFGMARKEIPGAQVRPIPSLELLYPEVRFNPMRDRVRAAGLTARDLGEAVDVILDGRKIGDYKAAGKKKIDLVLKGADELVRTPEDLERALIATPNGGAVPLDSLAKVERTYSLNQIRHLERRRTITLQVTPPENMPLQEAMEIVQNKMVPAVKGMGLLEGLQVRLSGAADKLTVTRDALQWNFILALFITYLLMAALFENFIYPFIILFTVPLAGAGGFLGLKLENLFIAQQPLDILTMLGFVILVGVVVNNAILIVHQSLNNVREHGMEHLEAVLEATRTRLRPIYMSASTSIFGMLPLAVAPGPGSELYRGLGSVVLGGLALSTIFTVFVIPALLMFFIKMEKVGSKA; translated from the coding sequence ATGGATATCGTCAAAACGGCAATCACCAAGCCGGTCGCGGTTCTGGTGGCCGTCATTCTGATCCTCCTCTTCGGTTCGCTCGCTCTCATCGGCCTGCCGTATCAGCTTTCGCCGAACGTAAGCGAGCCGGAGATATCCATCACCACCACCTGGCAGGGTGCCACGCCGTACGAAATCGAGCGTGACATCATTGAAGAGCAGGAAAAAGTGCTCAAGGGTGTGCCCGGCCTCGTGGAAATGGAATCCACCTGCTCCAACGGGCAGGGTGAGCTGACGCTGAAATTCGAGATCGGCACCGAGGTCAACGGTGCGCTCCTGCGCGTGTCCAACAAGCTCGACGAAGTGCCGAACTATCCCGACGCCGTGGACAAGCCGATCATTTCCGCGTCCGGAGCTTCGGCCTCGCCGGTCATCTGGATGATCCTGCGCACACTGCCCGGCAACGAACGGGACCCTCAGACCTACCGTACCTTCTTCGAGGACGAGGTGCGCCAGTACATTGAGCGCGTCGATGGCGTGGCCGACCTGTTCATGGGCGGTGGACGCGAGGACGAGATGCAGGTGATCGTGGATCCGGTGAGACTGGCCGCGTACAACCTGACCATCGGCGAACTCAAGGCGGCGCTCCAGTCCGCCAACGTCTCCATGTCCGCGGGCACCCTCGGTCTGGGCCGGCGCGACTACCGCGTGCGCACACCGGCCGACCTCAACACGCCGGAGAAGCTGCTCGACACCGTCATCAGCTCCTCCGGACAGTTCCGCGTGCAGCTTCGCGACGTGGCCGACGTCAAACTCGGTCACGAGAAGGCCACGGTGGTCATGCTGCATAACGACGAGACCGGCGTTGCCATCGGCGTGGAACCGCAGCCGGGCAGCAACGTGCTGGAGTTGACGGATCGCGTGCACGACGTGGTGCAGGAGCTTAACGCCGGCATCATGAAGGACAACAACGTCACCTTCGACTGGGTCTATGACCAGCGCTCCTACATCAACGGCGCCATCGACCTCGTCCAGAAAAACATCATCATCGGTGGCCTGCTCGCCATTGCCGTGCTGATGATTTTCCTTCAGAGCGGCACGGCCACGATCATCGTCGCGGTCGCGATTCCCATATCCATCATCGGCTCGTTCATCATTTTCGGCATAGCGGGACGAAGTTTGAACGTCGTATCAATGGCGGGCATATCGTTCGCGGTCGGGATGCTGGTGGACAGTGCCATTGTCGTACTGGAAAACATCGACCGACATCGAAACATGGGCAAGTCGCCGTTCAAGGCGGCCTATGACGGGGCCAGCGAGGTGTGGGGCGCAGTGCTTGCCTCCACCCTGACCACTGTGGCGGTCTTTTTGCCCGTGGTCTTCATGGAGCAGGAGGCGGGGCAGCTGTTCAAGGACATCGCCATCGCCGTCACCTGCGCCATCATTCTCTCGCTGTTCGTCTCGGTGCTGGTGATTCCCATGCTCGCCAACCGTCTGTATTCCTTCGCCGCCAAGCGCAAGGCAAAGAAAATGGCGGGCAGCGAGGAGCCGGAAAAAGAGAAATTCCTCAAGCGCGTCATGAAGCCGGTAACCCGGCTGGGCGGACGCATCTCGGACATGGTTATGGCCCTGTTGCGGCTGGGCATCTCCACCTGGAAAGGAAGGGTGGTCACCATCCTGTCCCTGACGCTGGCTTCGGTGCTCATCGTCTGGGCCTTCTTCCCCAAGATGGAATACCTGCCGCAGGGCAACCGCAACCTCATCCTGAACATCCTCATCCCGCCGCCGGGGCTTTCCTACGGTGAACGTGAAGAGATGGGGCGCAACGTGTTCGACATGACCGCTCCCTACTTCAAGGACGAGGTGGACGGAATGCCGCAGATCGACGAGATGTTCTATGTCTCCGCGCCCACCATCAATCTCTTCGGCGTCATCTCAAAGCAGGAACAGCGAGCCGGGGAGTTGATTCCCATGTTCTCGCGCGTGCTCAACTCCATGCCCGGCGTGTATGGTGTTTCGCTTCAGGCGAGCATCTTCGAGCAGGGGCTCGGCGAAGGGCGCAACATATCCATAGACGTCAGCGGTCCCAACCTTGAGCGGATAGTCGCGGCAGCAGGGACTATGTTCGGCATGGCCAGAAAGGAAATACCCGGCGCGCAGGTGCGTCCGATTCCTTCACTGGAGTTGCTGTATCCCGAGGTGCGCTTCAATCCCATGCGCGACCGCGTGCGGGCCGCAGGGCTCACCGCTCGCGATCTTGGCGAGGCCGTGGACGTGATCCTCGACGGACGCAAGATTGGCGACTACAAGGCCGCCGGGAAGAAGAAGATCGACCTGGTGCTCAAGGGCGCCGACGAGCTGGTGCGCACACCTGAGGATCTGGAACGCGCGCTCATTGCAACGCCCAACGGCGGCGCGGTGCCGCTCGATTCGCTGGCAAAGGTCGAACGGACCTACAGCCTGAACCAGATTCGCCACCTTGAACGCAGGCGAACCATCACCCTGCAGGTGACGCCGCCCGAGAACATGCCGCTTCAGGAAGCCATGGAGATCGTGCAGAACAAAATGGTTCCGGCCGTGAAGGGCATGGGACTTCTCGAAGGGCTTCAGGTGCGCCTGTCCGGTGCTGCCGACAAGCTCACAGTGACGCGAGACGCGCTGCAGTGGAACTTCATCCTTGCGCTGTTCATCACGTATCTGCTGATGGCCGCACTGTTCGAGAACTTCATCTATCCCTTCATCATCCTGTTCACTGTGCCGCTGGCCGGTGCGGGCGGGTTCCTCGGGCTCAAGCTGGAGAACCTGTTCATCGCGCAGCAGCCACTGGATATCCTGACGATGCTCGGCTTCGTCATCCTCGTGGGGGTCGTGGTCAACAACGCGATTCTCATCGTGCACCAGTCGCTCAACAACGTGCGCGAGCATGGCATGGAGCATCTGGAAGCGGTGTTGGAGGCCACGAGAACGCGTCTGCGGCCCATCTACATGTCGGCGTCCACATCCATCTTCGGTATGCTCCCGCTGGCCGTGGCTCCCGGCCCCGGTTCGGAGCTGTACCGCGGACTCGGATCGGTGGTGCTTGGCGGGCTGGCCCTGTCCACCATCTTCACGGTGTTCGTGATTCCCGCGCTGCTCATGTTCTTCATCAAGATGGAGAAGGTGGGAAGCAAGGCGTAA
- the argB gene encoding acetylglutamate kinase — MEKKPIGQRDMKRYQLQAGSIIETLPFIREFYKKTVVIKYGGNAMIDEDLKRAFALNVVLLKFIGVNPVIVHGGGPQIGEMLEALKIPTVFRQGYRVTDDATMDVVEMVLVGKVNKQIVNLLNMHGGKAVGLSGKDGMLIRAEPKELAIEGEDETAPEIIDLGKVGEVADVNVDVIRSMEQSGFIPVIAPVGVDEEGNTYNINADAVAGAVAAKLGAKRLHLLTDVPGLLDKDGELITSMTRTEAFGVIEDGTAKGGMIPKIKCCLEALPEVEKAHIIDGRVENCVLLEMFTQSGIGTEITPD, encoded by the coding sequence ATGGAAAAGAAACCCATCGGCCAACGCGACATGAAGCGCTACCAGCTTCAGGCGGGCAGCATCATCGAGACGCTGCCGTTCATCCGCGAATTCTACAAGAAGACCGTGGTCATCAAGTACGGCGGAAACGCCATGATCGACGAGGATCTCAAGCGCGCCTTCGCGCTCAACGTGGTGCTGCTCAAGTTCATCGGCGTCAACCCGGTCATCGTTCACGGCGGCGGCCCGCAGATCGGCGAAATGCTTGAGGCCTTGAAGATTCCCACCGTGTTCCGGCAGGGCTACCGGGTTACCGACGACGCCACCATGGACGTGGTCGAGATGGTGCTCGTGGGCAAGGTCAACAAGCAGATAGTCAACCTGCTGAACATGCATGGCGGCAAGGCCGTGGGCCTGTCCGGAAAGGACGGCATGCTCATCCGCGCCGAGCCCAAGGAGCTGGCCATCGAAGGCGAAGACGAGACCGCACCCGAGATCATCGACCTCGGCAAGGTCGGCGAAGTGGCTGATGTGAACGTGGACGTCATCCGCTCCATGGAGCAGTCCGGCTTCATCCCGGTCATCGCGCCCGTGGGCGTGGATGAGGAAGGCAACACCTACAACATCAACGCCGACGCCGTTGCCGGGGCCGTGGCCGCCAAGCTCGGCGCCAAGAGACTGCACCTGCTTACCGACGTCCCCGGCCTGCTGGACAAGGACGGCGAGCTCATCACCTCCATGACCCGCACCGAGGCGTTCGGCGTCATTGAGGACGGCACCGCCAAGGGCGGTATGATCCCCAAGATAAAATGCTGCCTCGAAGCCCTGCCCGAAGTGGAGAAAGCCCACATCATCGACGGCCGCGTGGAAAACTGCGTCCTGCTGGAGATGTTCACCCAGTCCGGCATCGGCACGGAAATCACGCCCGACTAG
- a CDS encoding putative sulfate/molybdate transporter, which translates to MKEFRFNRVEFAGSLGDLGTLLPLAMGMIMVNGLDPVGLFVTVGLLYVLGGSYYRVPIAVQPMKVISAYAIVTAASQAQIMASGWLMAACLLFLGLTGLVDNVARMIPKPVIRGVQLSTGILLMSKGAGFIAGTSPFQQGQGMAEPFLAFQMVGPVPVGIIIGALLGAAALLLLDNKRYPAGLVVVAAGALCGLLLGAASGLGKLSTGFNPPPLLPFGFPSGADFTLALFTLVLPQLPMTVGNAVIANRDLSLEYFGENSRRVTDRALCVTMGIANAVGALLGGMPLCHGAGGLAAHYRFGARTGGSNIIIGAIFLALAILFGAGILNILHLLPMAALGVLLIFAGAQLGLTILDMRQRDELFVILVMVGVALAFNLAWAFGVGLLVAWVLRRGVSI; encoded by the coding sequence GTGAAGGAGTTCCGATTCAACCGGGTGGAGTTCGCCGGATCGCTCGGCGATCTGGGAACCCTGCTTCCGCTGGCAATGGGCATGATCATGGTCAACGGTCTTGACCCTGTGGGCCTCTTCGTCACCGTGGGGCTTCTTTACGTGCTCGGCGGCAGCTACTACCGCGTGCCCATTGCCGTGCAGCCCATGAAGGTCATCAGCGCCTATGCCATCGTCACGGCCGCCTCGCAGGCGCAGATCATGGCGTCGGGCTGGCTCATGGCCGCCTGCCTGCTCTTTCTGGGCCTGACGGGACTCGTGGACAACGTGGCCCGGATGATTCCCAAACCCGTGATTCGAGGCGTACAGCTTTCTACCGGTATCCTGCTCATGTCCAAGGGAGCCGGCTTCATCGCCGGAACCTCTCCGTTTCAGCAGGGGCAGGGCATGGCCGAGCCGTTTCTCGCATTCCAGATGGTCGGTCCCGTTCCCGTAGGTATCATCATTGGCGCGCTGCTCGGGGCTGCTGCGCTGTTGCTTCTGGACAACAAGCGCTATCCCGCCGGACTGGTGGTGGTCGCCGCCGGTGCCCTGTGCGGACTGCTGCTCGGGGCCGCGTCCGGGCTGGGCAAGCTCTCCACCGGCTTCAATCCGCCGCCGCTGCTCCCCTTCGGATTCCCGTCCGGTGCGGACTTCACGCTGGCCCTGTTCACTCTGGTTTTGCCGCAGCTTCCCATGACCGTGGGCAACGCCGTCATCGCCAACCGTGACCTGAGTCTCGAATATTTCGGCGAGAACAGCAGGCGAGTCACCGACCGCGCCCTGTGCGTAACCATGGGCATCGCCAACGCCGTGGGCGCTCTGCTGGGCGGTATGCCGCTATGTCACGGGGCCGGTGGGCTGGCGGCGCATTATCGTTTCGGCGCCCGCACTGGCGGGTCCAACATCATCATCGGCGCCATTTTCCTCGCTCTGGCGATTCTCTTCGGAGCAGGCATCCTCAATATCCTGCACCTGTTGCCCATGGCAGCGCTCGGGGTGCTGCTGATCTTTGCCGGAGCGCAGCTGGGGCTGACCATACTGGACATGCGCCAGCGGGATGAGCTGTTCGTTATTCTTGTGATGGTGGGCGTGGCGCTGGCCTTCAATCTGGCGTGGGCCTTCGGAGTGGGATTGCTGGTGGCATGGGTGCTGCGCCGTGGTGTTTCCATCTGA